The sequence TTGCTTCAGATGCTGGTGCATCAATCTGCTCCACCTCATCAGAAATAATTTCCTTCATTTCCGCAACAAGGTCCTCATGTTTTCTGATCCATCAAACTCTCCTCATGTAAGTTTCTCCTCATGCATTCATAGTTtaagactaaaaaaaaaatccaaaacgaGGATAAAGTATAAATTACGTTACTAATTGTTTTGAGTCCTACTACTAGAATCTAGAAACTTtcaaagaaacaaaacaaaaaaaaaaataaaacataacTGAGTAAGCATATAAATTCACTATCAGTACTCTTTAAACAACCCAAACAAGACAATCTTACAGATTTAAAACAACAGTTTTGAGTGTATATCAGAAATATGTATAGaaaaaataattatgaaataGAGAATGGACTTACTCTTCAGGCTGGTCATGGGCTGTTGCCGAGTTGCCGTGGGAATACTGCTTCCTCGAACCCCCCCACCTATTCCTGATTCTTCTATCACGATTTCCACCATCAAAAGGGTCACCCCATGTGTTTAGACCACCACGAATAGGCCTATATGGACCTGGTCCATGACGCATACCGTGCTCCCTATCAAAGGGGTTTCTTGAATCCTTCTCCAATTCTGAATCATTAGGTGTGTACCCATCAGAATTTTCATTGCTGTAAGAATTCCTACCACCAAAACCACTTCCACGTCCTCCCCTACCACGTCCAGTACCCCCACGTTCCCGATCTCGTGGCCCTGAATAACCTTCTCTCCTCTCCTTCACTGCAAGTGTAACACTGAACTATTAAAACATTCGTTCTACCTAACATTCATTTTAACAGCAGaacaaacatattatttgtaacaaACAGTACACACACAAGGCATTCTATCCAAACATAAGCTAAAACAAAATGCTAGTATTACATTAATTCAACAGCGCTAACCATTCATTCCCATCAATTTGATATTTTCAAACCCAAATTCTTACTAAACATAAGCTCATTAATTTTCAATTCTACGGCATTACGTACTACTAAGTAGATTCATATCCTCAAAACCCAGATTTCTCAGTAACACAATGCACTAATAGTTAATAAAACAATTTTATGTtataaaacaactaaaacaaatgCAAACCAAATAATACACAACCTAAAACAGAACCCAGATTTTTCAGTGACAAAATGACAATGTCCTACTAGCCAATTCATCTCTATCGATTAAAGTTAATAAAaaacaaaacacacacaacagacGGTTTTCTAAACATTCTCGCAAAGCACAGATTATCTATGTGACATACTATATCAATTCATCAATTCAAAGACAGAAAGGCAGACACATCACTTATCAGCAGTACAACACTTTGAAGTCCTACATAGATGATTTATTCAATTATACTACAGAACATAAGGTTTCTCCACATTCTCAAGAAACCCCAGATTTTAAATCTCAAATTTCTTCTCAATACAGAGACAACAGAGCAAGTAATACCCTAATTACAACACTTTGCAGTCACCAAACATCCATTCATTCAAGTATATACAGCAGAGACATCACTATAGCAGCTTAAGAAAGTAATAGCAAGCAAAACACTAAATCGTTACTACATTTTACAAAATCATCCATTCATCTTATATACTACAGATCACCATGGCCAAAACGGCCAAACCCTTGCCCTAGAAAtttcaagaaatcaaaacccaCAAAACCCTTATTTTAAAAATCTCAACAAAACAAAACCCAGAAAATCCTTACCCTGGAAAtttcaagaaatcaaaacccaCGAAACCCTTACTTTAAAAATCTCAACAAAACAAAACCCACAAAATCCTTACCTTAGAAATGTCAAGAAATCAAAACCCATAAAACCTTGCTTGAAAAATTTCAACAAACCAAACCcacaaaaccctaaccctagaaacttcataaaaacaaaaccctaaccctagaatcaccataaagaaaaaaaaaataaagagttggaGAAAACTGTTTATACCAGCATGTGAAGGAAacttagcagcagcagaaacttcatCAGCATCAGGAACAACAGATGATAACTTCTTAGATTTGATCTTTTGTTGAAGTAACTCAAGAAGTTGTGATGGATCttcattatcaacatctcctaagaGATCAAAAGAGTTCATAGTCACCATTTTTGTTCGAATCAAACAAACATCACTAAAATACTTAGACTATGATAGCTTTGGAGTGATTTTGGTGAtctagttttgttttaaatccaTCGACGGCAGCGGCGGTGGCTGTGGTGGTGTGATTTtgataaaaccctagaaaatgttTGGTGGTTGCGGCGGCGGAGGGTTTTGTTTTCTTGAGACTGTAGAAGAAAAATGTCAGAATAAAGATATTTATTTGTTGACGGTTGATATATGGTATGAGTTTGATAGATGGTACCTCTTTGCTAGATGGAAGTACTAGGGCACCACGTTTTAATGTTTTAGCCCAATATGCAAGCCCGGGTCGTATATGAATGACTACAAATAAAATTGTTGATAACCTAAAGCAAGTTTTATCGTGGAAAAATTATCAAATAACAAATACTTAAGCACGTATATTTATATTTTTCACGGAGGTTAATCCAATTCATGTTAAACGTAATTTTAAATAACGTTGGTAATGACTTGAGCATCATTTTAATGTTGATCGAATTGCCTTTTCAATTATTTTTCAATCTCACTTCTAAGAAATCTTGTTGCACGGCTTGGAAAAAGTGCATAAAACCTGTATTTTGTAGACAATATATTTAACATTTTCTACGTTCTAAGCTTGAAATATCATTAAACTTGTTCTTATAGTAGCGGCtggacaaaaaaaaagagagacaatgAAAAAATAACTAATTTGTGCCTTTGATTGTAGTGAGTTTTAAGTGTTAATATATTGTCTCACACTAAATGAAACATTTAAAATACATTTGAGATGAGAAAGAATTCATTTTCCATGAAAATTGAAATCCCAGCAAATCAAGTATAAAATACAGCTTGGTAATTTATTTTTGGTTATGAATCAAGTTTAGACCAACACAAGTTGACGTAATCTAAGATACCGtagggcaaaaaaaaaaagatagaagaAACTGagtgttttggaagaaaaaaaaggtttAAGAAAATTAAGATATTGGAGTAAACTATAAAGAATAACAGAATCATAAACTAATATACTATGTactctgatggaaaatatgaagaGTATAATGAAAGGTTTTCTTCCGGCATATAGATGGAAATCGCTGATTACTTTAACTCTTTAATTATCTATGCTTTTGGTGATTGTAATTAAGATAAATAGATCATTGAGTTCGACATAGTCGACTCTGTTATGTAACCAGATTtcagtattattaatataaattgGGGTTttatgaaaaggaaaaaaattacAACTTAATTTTCATCCAAAATTGTGGACAATTTATTGATCTCATCGGGTGATTTGATTCACCATGTGTTTGCAGATATGTGGTGTTTGGATGTACCGGCTTTGTTAGCTAGACACAGGTAAAGTAATTATTTTTCAAATTTGTTAATATATAACGTAGGTTTGTATGGTGTAAGTAATCTCATTTTGCTAGACTGAAAATTCGGGCCAGCGTTTTAATAATATAATCAAACAAACATATGTTTATTTGAAACGTGATACACTGGACGCCTAAAATGATTGTTGGCTCGAAAGACATGGTAGACTATAAAAGATTATACAAGAATACTTTTCTCTCTGCttttccaaaatattttttcCTTTCGAAAAAACCATCACAGGAATCCTAAACGCTTGAGTCTTTCCTGCTAAGTTAAGAGCGGATCTGAGcagaaaagaaaaacatattGATTTCCTTCGTTACTAGATATTGCAatctatttattttttgaagTTCCGTTCTTGTTACTAGATATTGCAatctatttattttttgaagTTCTGTTATTGTTCAAATCAGTTTCTAGCCTGCTTAAATTTATCTTTTGGATTTAGTAATTGTTATTAAGATTTTTTTGTTAGTCTTGCTATTGATTTTAATCTTGTTTTATTGTAATCTATTCATTTTTTAAGTTTTGTTCATACTTACATCAGCTTCTATTGTAGGTTTAACAATCCATCCAAGGACATTTAACTTAGTTTTATGTATTAATTCTTGGCGTAAATAACGGTTTGTATTGGTTGTAACGGTAGAATTCTTTGGTCTATATGTGTGGAGAAATAATAATGTGGACGAGTGTTGCTTGAACTTTGTTGTAGACTTTTATGGTCATGTAAAATGTAATAAATCCAATTCAACTAGGTTATTATCTAATATATAAGGTTTGTTTCATttcctaaaaaataaagaaaattaaactataaagaatatcaaaatcatttattaaTACAACGTACTATGATAGCGCTATCGATAAGTACGAATAAGCTTCTTAGGTGATTTAATGTCCTTTTCAGTTTCCGAATTCGTAAGGTCTAGTCTCTGGACACATACCAGCAAAGCATCTACAAAACAAATTTTAAAAATGAAAGCCAGATTCAGATATGGAAAAATCATAAATGTAAAAAACTAGGTATATGTTCTCCAAGATAATAGTTAATTTGGGAATTTAACTATTATGCcggattattttattaataataattaaattttattaataataattaaattttattttgccaataaataaataaatatggaaaaaccatTTTTTGTATGGTGGGGGCGTAACAATTGAATGCCATAGGACCCTTTAACAGTCTATGATGTGAGAATTAATTTTTGTACAATTTTAGAACcctttttatttatcattttttattCTTAAAATAACATGGAAAATAGAAATCACCAGAAAACATACACCATTATCACATTTTTCTTACCGGAAAAAATACACGAAAGAGAGACATAAACGAGTTTTTAACAACAAATCTGAGAATCTTGATTAGTAATTTTGGTTTTGTTACATGAGATTTATTGTATTTGATGAGTAAATATTGCATTCCTACGAGCTGCGATGAGTTGTATCAGATGTCCTAATCTTAAAATGAGATACTTTGGCCAAACATGACTATATAGACGGACTATGAATCACAGATGGTCAGCTTTGTGAAGATGTGACAACTAAATCTCCGAAATTGTAAGATCATGAAATGGTTTAAGAGCAAGTAGGAAGTAAATAATGTGCTTTAATGGTCATAAAGGGACAACGTCTTCGTGTGTTTTAACATCTCAGTGTTTCACATAAACGAAACACCTAACACAAATTATATATGATTAAAACTTAATCTGCATAGAAATTGACACTTCCCTAAACAAAAGTTCGACACAAATCTTGTTTTAAGTTTAGGCTATCCGGTATAACTCATCGCAGATGGTAGCAACAAAACAAATTTCTAAGTCTGGTAAATATTTAATTGCTACCAGATTCGATGAGTTATACCGGATAGCCTAAAATTATTCTACCAGCTGGCCAAAGATGACTATATAAAAGGAATATAACTTGTGTTTTGTTGGAGTATGTTTTGTCTTTCTTTTGAAAGAAATATCATATGATTgaaaattaatttttcatgaaagTTGACACGTCCAAAAAGCCAAATTTATATAAAACATAATTGGTGATGATAATTTAGTTTTAGTAGCGAGACAAATTAAATTATATTGTTGTTCATGGTCGGTAAAGAAAATGGAAGTTGATTAACTTAAATCGGAATACTGGTTAGATGTCGGGAAAAAAAATGGGATGCTGGAGTAAACTACACAAATCATTTATTTGTAGGGGGACCTCaccaagtttagattcacaaaaAAAGCACGTTTATCAAATTTTGCTTTCGGAGACTTCACCGACAAAGGCCAAAGGAGTATTTTATTTCAACATATATCAAATGAGATGTTTACCAAATAAGACTTAGAAAATGATGAAATTCAGACATTCACTATTCCTTACCAAAAATTCTAAAAGCAACATATTGAATTTTTTTCCCACGGTTATATTCTTTTTACCCGCTACGCAaacttttcataatgttttttttttcctcaaatgaGTCCTTTTAGAGCCCTGCTGACTGATCAAGGACGGGAAAAAAATTTGTCCTTGACCAGTCAAGGATGGGAGTGCACTCCTACTAGACTTATTTCGCACACTCGAATATAATACTGTGGAGTTAGTCAATTTTTGGAGCGCACTATTAGTACACTCCAAAATTTGTTTGTACTGCATTCCTCATGCAGTCATATACATCATCATTTCAAGGACATAAACGGTATTTTTGTTCATGTTTTTCCCTCTTGATCAGATGTTCTTTTTTTAGAATTGACTAAGACTCTTAGGGGACGAAGAATTTTATCCTTTTTTAATTCCCTTTTCGGTAAAAATCTTTTATCAAATCTGACACTTTTTAAATTGTATattcttaaaataaaataaaaagtagttTTCTTTGTTCCATCTTATCAATTCATAttctaaaaaatctaaagagtaAAATGTTTTTACCGAAGTACTTCTTCAACAAATCGCCGAGATACATACGTGATGATCGCAAGAGTGTGAACCATGAAAGTCTTTGTTCCTCGTGGTTTACGAGTATTCCGGAACATTTGTCAAATGAATTGAAAAACGATTTCGATTTCAAATTTTGTGATAGATGGCGATCCTTAGTGAACACCAAAGTTTGAAAAAAATCAACCAGATAGATGATTCCAAAGTATATATGTTATATATATAACATGCTGGTTGTACGTAAATAAAGCTTAATTTATAGCAAGTTTTATGAATCTCGAATAACAAATACTTAGGCatgtatatttatatttttttcatcGACGTTAATCCAGTTCATGTTAGACGTAATTCCATATTACGTTGGTGATGATTTGAGAATCATTCCGATGTTTATCGAATTGCCTTATTCAATTGTTTCCAATCTCTCTTCTTAGAAATCTTGGTACTCGACTTGGGAAAAGTGTATGAGACTTATATTTTGTAGTCACTAGATTTAAAAGTTTCTACTATCTAAGTTTATAACTTAAATTTCATCATTAAACAGTAGCGGATCGACAGAAAACTGGGTGAACAATGAAGAAGTAACTAGTTTATGCCTTTGATTGTAGTGAGTTTTAAGTGTTAATGTATTGTCTGACATTAAGTGAAACATGTAATATATATTTGAGATGCAAAAAAATTCATTTTCCGTGAAAACTGACATTCCAGCAAACCAAGTATAAAAAGAGCTTGGTAATTTATTTTTGGTTGCGATTCAAGTTTAGAC comes from Papaver somniferum cultivar HN1 chromosome 7, ASM357369v1, whole genome shotgun sequence and encodes:
- the LOC113295096 gene encoding RGG repeats nuclear RNA binding protein C-like isoform X2, whose protein sequence is MVTMNSFDLLGDVDNEDPSQLLELLQQKIKSKKLSSVVPDADEVSAAAKFPSHAVKERREGYSGPRDRERGGTGRGRGGRGSGFGGRNSYSNENSDGYTPNDSELEKDSRNPFDREHGMRHGPGPYRPIRGGLNTWGDPFDGGNRDRRIRNRWGGSRKQYSHGNSATAHDQPEEKHEDLVAEMKEIISDEVEQIDAPASEAINDWEESKTNEEKEAETKKAEAAAKKAEEEAKKAEEEASKKAEEEAKKAEEEARRAEEEKMTLEEYEKVLEEKRKVLVAMKAEERKVELDKSFESMKLLKKGKEEIFVKLGSDKNSGKRREDGDREEKVKKSVSIIEFLKPAEGERRNYRSGGGRRDRGEGDRGATRGRGRGHNNNNARSSPDGPSIGDISLFPSLGGK
- the LOC113295096 gene encoding RGG repeats nuclear RNA binding protein C-like isoform X1, which gives rise to MVTMNSFDLLGDVDNEDPSQLLELLQQKIKSKKLSSVVPDADEVSAAAKFPSHAVKERREGYSGPRDRERGGTGRGRGGRGSGFGGRNSYSNENSDGYTPNDSELEKDSRNPFDREHGMRHGPGPYRPIRGGLNTWGDPFDGGNRDRRIRNRWGGSRKQYSHGNSATAHDQPEEKHEDLVAEMKEIISDEVEQIDAPASEAINDWEESKTNEEKEAETKKAEAAAKKAEEEAKKAEEEASKKAEEEAKKAEEEARRAEEEKKMTLEEYEKVLEEKRKVLVAMKAEERKVELDKSFESMKLLKKGKEEIFVKLGSDKNSGKRREDGDREEKVKKSVSIIEFLKPAEGERRNYRSGGGRRDRGEGDRGATRGRGRGHNNNNARSSPDGPSIGDISLFPSLGGK